The Spirochaetota bacterium nucleotide sequence CGCCATCATGCGGCTTATCAGCATGGAAAGCGCACCGCGGAGCGCAAGACCCGCCATCGATGCCCCTTCACGGTTCAGCATGAATGCGTTCGAGTATATCTCGCGTTCAGCGCGTATTGATGCGGCTGGATATTTCCCCGCAAGCAGGGATGCTGACAGGAACGATCGATTATCGCCCAGCACGCAGTCGAAATGCATGTACTGTAACGCTGCTGCGCTGCGGGAACCGGCGGCATAGGGCGTATGCGGCGGGATCAGATAGACATCTCCCGGATGGAGCGTCTCCGTGCGGTCTTTCATTGTGACCATGACCGCACCGTGAGTGATGACCCAAAGATCGAACACAGGATGAACGCGCTCTTCGCTCCATCCCGGCAAGTGATGCGGATATCCAGAGTACTGTGGACGCACATCGATGTTCATCGAGAGCTGGCTGAGCGTACGCGCATTCATGTACGCAGTATAGTACAAAGTGCTGCGGTGGTCAAACATCTGTCTTTCACTCACCGCCCAAGACGCCGCACGCGTTCTATTTTTGACATGGATTTTGTCGGGACTGACATTGACTTCCCGCAGTGCCCACTGTAACTTATTTTACATACGATCGCAATAGAGCTGAACGAGTAGGAGTACGGTGA carries:
- a CDS encoding AraC family transcriptional regulator; amino-acid sequence: MNARTLSQLSMNIDVRPQYSGYPHHLPGWSEERVHPVFDLWVITHGAVMVTMKDRTETLHPGDVYLIPPHTPYAAGSRSAAALQYMHFDCVLGDNRSFLSASLLAGKYPAASIRAEREIYSNAFMLNREGASMAGLALRGALSMLISRMMALRLHGKRDDMRSGREFERIHPVLDHIAWHADEHIANNTLADIAGMTGSYFIRYFRRVMGVTPKRYIERMKMERAKEMLLERTRNIREIAAALHFPDQFSFSKAFKKMYERSPSEYLKEHSPRK